The following proteins are encoded in a genomic region of Actinomadura sp. NAK00032:
- a CDS encoding dipeptide/oligopeptide/nickel ABC transporter permease/ATP-binding protein, with protein MRRVLRNPLGAVSAAVLLLIVVAVVLAPVLSPQDPNAANLRDSFGGPGGGHPLGFDSAGRDVLSRLLHGGRNTLGGAVIALLVALGLGVPSGLVAGYRGGRFDAAANWLVNLVMALPAMVVLLASRAILGSTVWVLMIVLGVLVSPSFFRLVRGIVAGVRNELYVDAARVSGLTDPRIVARHVLIVVRAPIIIQTALVAGLAIGLQAGLEFLGIGSGDTPTWGAMLNEAFQNMERAPSMIVWPGLALGLTSASLVLLAGALRDALEDRGAPPPARRRAPAVAPPPETGTAGSALLSVRGLAVAYGLADGTSKQVVHGVDLDVREGEIVGLVGESGSGKTQTAFSILGILPEGGHVSGGSVIVDGREVVGLPEREHRALRGDVIAYVPQEPMSNLDPSFTIGAQLVEPMRYKLGLSKADAKRRALDLLRTVEIADPERTFGAYPHEISGGMAQRVLIAGAISCDPKLLIADEPTTALDVLVQAEVLELLRRLQRERGLGVLLVTHNLGVVADICDRVAVMHDGRLVETGPAEQVLTDPRDDYTRRLLAAVLDDTPTRAPWRPAELAKGKQA; from the coding sequence GTGCGGAGAGTGCTGCGGAACCCGCTGGGCGCGGTGTCGGCGGCCGTGCTGCTGCTCATCGTCGTCGCGGTGGTCCTCGCGCCGGTGCTCAGCCCGCAGGACCCGAACGCCGCGAACCTGCGCGACTCGTTCGGCGGCCCCGGCGGCGGGCACCCGCTCGGCTTCGACTCCGCCGGACGGGACGTCCTGTCGCGGCTGCTGCACGGCGGCCGCAACACCCTCGGCGGCGCGGTGATCGCGCTGCTGGTCGCGCTCGGGCTCGGCGTCCCGTCCGGGCTGGTGGCGGGCTACCGGGGCGGACGGTTCGACGCCGCGGCGAACTGGCTGGTCAACCTCGTGATGGCGCTGCCCGCGATGGTGGTGCTGCTGGCGTCCCGCGCGATCCTCGGCTCCACGGTGTGGGTGCTGATGATCGTCCTCGGCGTGCTGGTGTCGCCGTCCTTCTTCCGGCTGGTGCGCGGCATCGTCGCGGGCGTCCGGAACGAGCTGTACGTGGACGCGGCGCGGGTCTCCGGGCTGACCGACCCGCGGATCGTCGCGCGGCACGTGCTCATCGTGGTGCGCGCGCCGATCATCATCCAGACCGCGCTGGTCGCCGGGCTCGCGATCGGGCTGCAGGCCGGGCTGGAGTTCCTCGGCATCGGCAGCGGCGACACCCCGACCTGGGGCGCGATGCTGAACGAGGCGTTCCAGAACATGGAGCGCGCGCCCTCGATGATCGTGTGGCCGGGGCTGGCGCTGGGGCTCACCAGCGCGTCCCTGGTGCTGCTGGCGGGGGCACTGCGGGACGCGCTGGAAGACCGCGGCGCACCTCCCCCGGCCCGCCGCCGCGCCCCCGCCGTAGCGCCCCCGCCCGAGACCGGCACCGCCGGTTCCGCGCTGCTGTCGGTGCGCGGCCTCGCCGTCGCCTACGGGCTGGCCGACGGGACGTCCAAGCAGGTCGTGCACGGTGTCGACCTCGACGTCCGGGAGGGCGAGATCGTCGGGCTGGTCGGCGAGTCCGGCTCCGGCAAGACGCAGACGGCGTTCTCGATCCTCGGCATCCTCCCCGAGGGCGGGCACGTCAGCGGCGGCAGCGTGATCGTGGACGGACGGGAGGTCGTCGGCCTCCCCGAGCGCGAGCACCGGGCGCTGCGCGGCGACGTCATCGCGTACGTCCCGCAGGAGCCGATGAGCAACCTGGACCCGTCCTTCACGATCGGCGCGCAGCTCGTCGAGCCGATGCGGTACAAGCTCGGCCTCTCCAAGGCGGACGCGAAGCGCCGCGCGCTCGACCTGCTCCGGACCGTGGAGATCGCCGACCCGGAGCGGACGTTCGGCGCGTACCCGCACGAGATCTCCGGCGGGATGGCGCAGCGCGTCCTCATCGCGGGGGCGATCTCGTGCGACCCGAAACTGCTGATCGCGGACGAGCCGACGACCGCGCTGGACGTCCTGGTGCAGGCGGAGGTGCTGGAGCTGCTGCGCCGCCTCCAGCGGGAGCGCGGCCTCGGCGTGCTGCTGGTCACGCACAACCTCGGCGTCGTAGCGGACATCTGCGACCGCGTCGCCGTGATGCACGACGGCCGCCTCGTAGAGACGGGCCCCGCCGAGCAGGTGCTGACCGACCCGCGCGACGACTACACGCGCCGACTCCTGGCCGCCGTCCTGGACGACACCCCGACCCGCGCACCGTGGCGCCCCGCAGAACTCGCGAAAGGCAAGCAGGCGTGA
- a CDS encoding FadR/GntR family transcriptional regulator translates to MEETGTGTPEPRAQMRQPRVADLLADTLRARILRGELPDGSLLPKQSDLLEEFGVSKLAAREALRILETEGLITVRRGNTGGSVVHAPKRDSVAYMLALVLESRQAALPDVGYALQQIEPFCAALCAQRPDRRTAVVPELRRAHESLVHAVETGDEKRATPASREFHEAIVRLCGNETLFVVAGALETLWTAQERDWSEHATRAGFFPEPALRRQALDEHAQALSLIEEGDAEGVARLLRGHLQTAQKYPMTGVSEDQRVQATLLRPLVQPAEHA, encoded by the coding sequence GTGGAGGAGACCGGCACCGGCACCCCGGAGCCGCGCGCGCAGATGCGCCAGCCGCGGGTCGCGGACCTGCTCGCCGACACGCTGCGGGCCCGCATCCTGCGCGGCGAGCTGCCCGACGGCAGCCTGCTGCCCAAGCAGTCGGACCTGCTGGAGGAGTTCGGGGTCAGCAAGCTCGCCGCGCGCGAGGCGCTGCGCATCCTGGAGACCGAGGGGCTGATCACCGTCCGGCGCGGCAACACCGGCGGGTCGGTGGTGCACGCGCCGAAGCGCGACAGCGTCGCCTACATGCTGGCGCTCGTGCTGGAGTCGCGGCAGGCGGCGCTGCCGGACGTCGGGTACGCGCTCCAGCAGATCGAGCCGTTCTGCGCGGCGCTGTGCGCGCAGCGCCCCGACCGGCGGACGGCCGTCGTCCCGGAGCTGCGGCGCGCGCACGAGAGCCTCGTGCACGCCGTCGAGACGGGGGACGAGAAGCGCGCGACGCCCGCGTCCCGCGAGTTCCACGAGGCGATCGTCCGGCTGTGCGGGAACGAGACGCTGTTCGTGGTGGCGGGCGCCCTGGAGACGCTGTGGACGGCGCAGGAGCGCGACTGGTCCGAGCACGCGACCCGCGCCGGGTTCTTCCCCGAGCCCGCGCTGCGCCGCCAGGCCCTGGACGAGCACGCGCAGGCGCTGTCGCTCATCGAGGAGGGCGACGCCGAGGGGGTCGCCCGGCTGCTGCGCGGGCATCTCCAGACGGCGCAGAAGTACCCGATGACGGGCGTCAGCGAGGACCAGCGCGTCCAGGCGACGCTGCTGCGCCCGCTGGTGCAGCCCGCCGAGCACGCGTGA
- a CDS encoding ABC transporter ATP-binding protein: MPHELTLHGVSVRYGESVAVSDASLTFTGGAVTGLVGPNGAGKSSLLLAAYGSVAATGRVTLDGDDISGLSAARRAGRGLAIVPQGRQIFPRLTVRENLQVMADTLGLKGAEVETALDRFPVLRERARALAGVLSGGEQQMLAVSRALMGSPKALLLDEMSTGLAPLIVAELMDTARRLAEEGTVVVVVEPSIGAIRDRLDRGYVLLRGQVTGPVEGGRELDAAYQRAMGVTAGEAEAVLHADSRAGSPADSRADSRGASHADSHAASPPGGR, from the coding sequence TTGCCCCATGAACTGACCCTGCACGGTGTTTCGGTGCGGTACGGCGAGTCCGTGGCCGTGTCGGACGCGTCGCTCACCTTCACCGGCGGCGCCGTCACCGGCCTCGTCGGACCGAACGGCGCGGGCAAGTCGAGCCTGCTGCTCGCCGCGTACGGGTCCGTCGCGGCGACCGGACGGGTCACGCTGGACGGGGACGACATCAGCGGGTTGAGCGCCGCCCGGCGCGCCGGCCGCGGGCTGGCGATCGTCCCGCAGGGGCGGCAGATCTTCCCGCGCCTGACCGTCCGGGAGAACCTCCAGGTCATGGCGGACACGCTCGGGTTGAAGGGCGCCGAGGTCGAGACGGCGCTCGACCGGTTCCCGGTGCTGCGGGAGCGCGCCCGCGCGCTCGCCGGGGTGCTGAGCGGCGGCGAGCAGCAGATGCTCGCGGTGTCGCGCGCCCTGATGGGCTCGCCGAAGGCGCTGCTGCTGGACGAGATGTCCACCGGTCTCGCGCCGCTGATCGTGGCCGAGCTGATGGACACCGCCCGGCGGCTCGCCGAGGAGGGCACGGTGGTCGTGGTCGTCGAGCCGTCCATCGGCGCGATCCGCGACCGGCTCGACCGCGGCTACGTGCTGCTGCGCGGACAGGTGACGGGGCCCGTGGAGGGCGGCCGGGAGTTGGACGCCGCCTACCAGCGCGCCATGGGCGTCACGGCCGGGGAGGCGGAGGCGGTCCTCCACGCGGACTCGCGCGCGGGCTCGCCCGCGGACTCGCGCGCGGACTCGCGCGGGGCGTCTCACGCGGACTCGCACGCGGCGTCGCCGCCGGGTGGAAGATGA
- a CDS encoding ABC transporter ATP-binding protein: protein MTGTFLLEGSGLGKSFGGVHAVDGVNLRLSGGEVLGLIGPNGAGKTTLVDLLDGAQPADRGTLTIRGRKLSGPPSRRARAGLARTFQHPHLAHDLTVRENILLGAAARKLAGVGGLIAGLAAGAFRPAGSRFEGTLRHVAESLELGDLSRRCGDLTLGEQRLVEVARALAQDPSVLLLDEPFAGADANGIAAISAAVRKVRAAGCGIILVDHNVDIVASLVDRIMLLRTGTVVFDGDPAECLASPEMQDVYFGTGGETVAP, encoded by the coding sequence ATGACCGGCACCTTTCTCCTCGAAGGCAGCGGGCTCGGGAAGAGCTTCGGCGGCGTCCACGCGGTCGACGGGGTGAACCTGCGGCTGTCCGGCGGCGAGGTCCTCGGCCTGATCGGGCCGAACGGCGCCGGGAAGACGACGCTGGTGGACCTGCTCGACGGCGCCCAGCCCGCCGACCGGGGCACGCTCACGATCCGGGGCCGCAAGCTCAGCGGGCCGCCGTCGCGGCGGGCCCGCGCCGGGCTCGCCCGGACGTTCCAGCACCCGCACCTCGCGCACGACCTGACCGTCCGGGAGAACATCCTGCTCGGCGCCGCCGCGCGCAAGCTCGCCGGGGTCGGCGGGCTCATCGCGGGGCTCGCCGCGGGCGCGTTCCGGCCGGCCGGGTCCCGGTTCGAGGGGACGCTGCGGCACGTCGCCGAGTCCCTCGAACTCGGCGACCTGAGCCGCCGCTGCGGCGACCTCACGCTCGGCGAGCAGCGGCTCGTCGAGGTCGCGCGGGCGCTCGCGCAGGACCCGTCGGTGCTGCTGCTGGACGAGCCGTTCGCGGGCGCCGACGCCAACGGCATCGCGGCGATCTCGGCGGCGGTCCGGAAGGTGCGGGCGGCGGGCTGCGGGATCATCCTCGTCGACCACAACGTGGACATCGTCGCGTCCCTGGTCGACCGGATCATGCTGCTGCGCACCGGCACGGTGGTGTTCGACGGCGACCCGGCCGAGTGCCTGGCGAGCCCCGAGATGCAGGACGTCTACTTCGGAACCGGTGGTGAGACCGTTGCCCCATGA
- a CDS encoding family 20 glycosylhydrolase yields the protein MRVSDIAGLVPLPQRVTPVGGAVLRLGAEPRVVVPSESLRGLGEVVVDVLRTLHGAEPVLQVGGEGDLNLVLLRDPPVADVTRVQGIDPLDEGDTGRELYELDVRERGATVTASSAEGLFRGATTFAQLLRPEQDGGGFAASGTRIADGPAWAWRGLSLDVVRRFFTVEQVKQVIDLLAFYKFNVLHLHLSDSQAWRLQIEAWPRLTGDLPHYTQDDYREIVAYAAARYVTVVPELDMPGHVLAAVRAYPELQGEAKPPHKYLAYLDPRAEVALRFVRDVLGEVAALTPGPYLHLGGDEAFGMPDDLYEQFVARALEIARATGKKVAGWQETARSGALTPRDIAQAWIGAGDEFDLDVARAKTPPEHHALLEVVAETFAQAAGDVPKAVAAGTPVLASASSFLYLDRQYADDSVDAAQTGRRTEVGHDSYPRRTCRELFDWTPGTLTEIPDGARLAGVEAAIWCETVKDFDDLTFLLLPRLAGIAERAWTPDRTAWDDYRRRVAGHGAGWDRLGLTGYYRSADVFAP from the coding sequence ATGAGGGTGAGTGATATCGCCGGTCTCGTGCCCCTGCCCCAGCGAGTGACGCCGGTCGGAGGTGCGGTGCTCCGGCTGGGCGCCGAACCCCGGGTCGTCGTGCCGTCCGAGAGCCTGCGCGGGCTCGGAGAGGTCGTCGTGGACGTGCTCCGCACGCTGCACGGCGCCGAACCCGTCCTCCAGGTCGGTGGAGAGGGCGACCTCAATCTCGTGCTGCTGCGCGACCCGCCGGTCGCCGACGTCACGCGCGTCCAAGGGATCGATCCGCTGGACGAGGGCGATACCGGACGCGAGTTGTACGAACTGGACGTGCGTGAGCGCGGCGCCACCGTGACCGCGTCCTCGGCAGAGGGGTTGTTCAGGGGCGCTACTACGTTCGCGCAGCTGCTCCGGCCGGAGCAGGACGGCGGCGGCTTCGCGGCGTCCGGGACGCGGATAGCGGACGGCCCGGCGTGGGCCTGGCGCGGCCTGTCGCTGGACGTGGTGCGGCGGTTCTTCACCGTGGAGCAGGTCAAGCAGGTCATCGACCTGCTCGCCTTCTACAAGTTCAACGTGCTGCATCTGCACCTGTCCGACAGCCAGGCGTGGCGGCTGCAGATCGAGGCGTGGCCGCGGCTGACCGGCGACCTGCCGCACTACACGCAGGACGACTACCGGGAGATCGTCGCCTACGCGGCGGCCCGGTACGTCACCGTCGTGCCCGAGCTGGACATGCCCGGCCACGTGCTGGCGGCCGTCCGCGCGTATCCGGAGTTGCAGGGGGAGGCGAAGCCGCCGCACAAGTACCTCGCCTACCTCGATCCGCGCGCCGAGGTGGCGTTGCGGTTCGTCCGGGATGTGCTGGGCGAGGTCGCCGCGCTGACCCCCGGCCCGTACCTGCACCTCGGCGGGGACGAGGCGTTCGGCATGCCGGACGACCTGTACGAGCAGTTCGTCGCGCGTGCCCTGGAGATCGCGCGGGCGACGGGCAAGAAGGTCGCGGGCTGGCAGGAGACCGCCCGGTCGGGCGCGCTGACCCCGCGCGACATCGCGCAGGCGTGGATCGGGGCCGGCGACGAGTTCGACCTCGACGTGGCCCGTGCGAAGACCCCGCCCGAGCACCACGCGCTGCTGGAGGTCGTCGCGGAGACGTTCGCGCAGGCGGCGGGCGACGTCCCGAAGGCGGTCGCGGCCGGGACGCCGGTGCTCGCGTCCGCCAGCAGCTTCCTGTACCTCGACCGCCAGTACGCCGACGATTCGGTGGATGCCGCCCAGACCGGGCGCCGGACGGAGGTCGGCCACGACTCCTACCCGCGCCGCACCTGCCGCGAGCTGTTCGACTGGACGCCCGGCACGCTGACCGAGATCCCGGACGGCGCCCGCCTCGCCGGGGTCGAGGCGGCCATCTGGTGCGAGACCGTCAAGGACTTCGACGACCTCACGTTCCTGCTGCTGCCCCGGCTGGCGGGCATCGCGGAAAGGGCGTGGACGCCCGACCGCACCGCCTGGGACGACTACCGGCGGCGCGTCGCCGGCCACGGTGCCGGCTGGGACCGCCTCGGGCTCACCGGCTACTACCGCTCCGCCGACGTGTTCGCGCCATAG
- a CDS encoding ABC transporter permease, giving the protein MTRFLARRGAAGAVLLFVISVLSYLLLSIPDNDVGRQILGGQAPQDLVDAKNAELGLDRTVLVQYADWLAHAVRGDFGTSWFTGEDVVQAISTRLPVTLSLMAGVTLVTAVLSLLLGVWAGVRRGAVDRFVQVLGVIGYALPGFLVTLVIVVVFAVRLRWFPAIGYTGLTESPSGWLATVTLPIASLSVAGVAGVSQQVRGAVIDVLRQDYVRTLRARGLPPSRILFRHVLRNAAAPALTVLGLQFVGLLGGAVLVEQIFGLPGIGSMTVTYTTRGDIPVIMALVMVTVIGVIAVNLLVDVMIGWLNPKARASS; this is encoded by the coding sequence GTGACGCGGTTCCTCGCGCGCCGGGGCGCGGCGGGGGCGGTGCTGCTGTTCGTGATCTCCGTCCTGTCCTACCTGCTGCTGTCGATCCCGGACAACGACGTCGGGCGGCAGATCCTCGGCGGGCAGGCGCCGCAGGACCTGGTGGACGCCAAGAACGCCGAACTCGGCCTCGACCGGACCGTCCTCGTCCAGTACGCCGACTGGCTGGCGCACGCCGTCCGGGGCGACTTCGGGACGTCCTGGTTCACCGGCGAGGACGTGGTCCAGGCGATCTCGACCCGCCTGCCGGTCACGCTCAGCCTGATGGCCGGGGTCACGCTGGTCACGGCCGTCCTGTCGCTGCTGCTCGGGGTGTGGGCGGGCGTCCGGCGCGGCGCGGTCGACCGGTTCGTGCAGGTGCTCGGCGTCATCGGGTACGCGCTGCCGGGCTTCCTCGTCACGCTGGTGATCGTCGTGGTGTTCGCGGTGCGGCTGCGCTGGTTCCCCGCGATCGGCTACACGGGGCTGACGGAGTCGCCGTCCGGCTGGCTGGCCACGGTCACGCTGCCGATCGCGTCGCTGTCGGTCGCGGGCGTCGCCGGCGTCTCGCAGCAGGTGCGCGGCGCGGTGATCGACGTGCTGCGGCAGGACTACGTCCGCACGCTGCGGGCGCGCGGGCTGCCGCCGTCCCGGATCCTGTTCCGGCACGTGCTGCGCAACGCGGCGGCGCCCGCGCTGACCGTCCTCGGCCTGCAGTTCGTCGGCCTGCTCGGCGGCGCCGTGCTGGTCGAGCAGATCTTCGGGCTGCCCGGGATCGGCAGCATGACCGTCACCTACACCACCCGCGGCGACATCCCCGTGATCATGGCGCTGGTCATGGTCACCGTGATCGGCGTCATCGCGGTGAACCTGCTGGTGGACGTCATGATCGGCTGGCTGAACCCGAAGGCGAGGGCGTCCTCATGA
- a CDS encoding branched-chain amino acid ABC transporter permease, which translates to MSAQLWVSVVQIGCFFGLVALGYYLVLEGADFFNFALGPFAMFSGLTASWLMAEQGWPLGVAAVLGIAIAAVLAVVTEIAIVRPVDARSSGGELPSLIAVVAVLFAVEQLAGTLFGRQLMPGRSWLPGVSLDLGFVTVDGQTIALVVCTLVSFTAVWVWTRKSKYGRILRAVGSNREAARTLGMPVGRVRLVAFALAGLVVGLAGQLFSAKAGVSFQSGFGWALSGFLALVIGGTGSVWAPLAGGLLLALAQTFVPYYLGSASLDYAVLAVAILFFALRPNGLFVRKVRV; encoded by the coding sequence ATGTCTGCGCAACTGTGGGTCTCCGTCGTCCAGATCGGGTGCTTCTTCGGACTGGTGGCCCTCGGCTACTACCTCGTCCTCGAAGGAGCCGACTTCTTCAACTTCGCCCTCGGGCCGTTCGCGATGTTCTCCGGCCTCACGGCGTCCTGGCTGATGGCTGAGCAGGGGTGGCCGCTCGGGGTCGCGGCAGTGCTCGGCATCGCGATCGCCGCCGTGCTCGCGGTCGTCACCGAGATCGCGATCGTCCGGCCGGTCGACGCCCGGTCGAGCGGGGGCGAACTGCCGTCCCTCATCGCGGTGGTCGCGGTCCTGTTCGCGGTCGAGCAGCTCGCCGGCACCCTGTTCGGGCGGCAGCTCATGCCGGGCCGGTCGTGGCTGCCGGGCGTGTCCCTCGACCTCGGCTTCGTCACCGTGGACGGGCAGACGATCGCGCTGGTGGTGTGCACACTCGTCTCGTTCACCGCCGTGTGGGTGTGGACGCGCAAGTCCAAGTACGGCCGCATCCTGCGCGCCGTCGGCAGCAACCGGGAGGCGGCGCGCACCCTCGGGATGCCGGTCGGACGGGTCCGGCTGGTGGCGTTCGCGCTCGCCGGCCTCGTCGTCGGGCTCGCCGGGCAGTTGTTCTCCGCGAAGGCCGGGGTGAGCTTCCAGTCCGGCTTCGGGTGGGCGCTGTCGGGGTTCCTCGCCCTCGTCATCGGCGGGACGGGCTCGGTGTGGGCGCCGCTGGCCGGCGGGCTCTTGCTGGCGCTCGCCCAGACCTTCGTCCCCTACTACCTGGGCAGCGCCTCGCTCGACTACGCGGTCCTGGCGGTGGCCATCCTGTTCTTCGCCCTGCGGCCCAACGGGCTGTTCGTTCGGAAGGTTCGCGTATGA
- a CDS encoding ABC transporter ATP-binding protein: MTADDELLMVEGLRVSFPGKGRRAPRNEVLRGVSLDVRPGETVGLVGGSGSGKTTIGRAILGLVPAESGAITFAGERIERASARRRRALSRDIQVVFQDPYTSLNPSLTIGDTLSEPLLAQGRTRAEARRRVGELLDRVRLPADAAGRLPREFSGGQRQRVAIARALAIGPKLIVCDEPVSALDLTTQKTVLDLFLELQEQTGVAYLFISHDLAVIRVVSHRVAVVHQGEIVETGAAAEVTSRPRHSYTQKLMRAASYGANTSSYGANTSSYGANTSAER; the protein is encoded by the coding sequence GTGACCGCTGACGATGAACTGCTGATGGTCGAGGGGCTGCGGGTCTCGTTTCCCGGGAAGGGGCGGCGGGCGCCGCGCAACGAGGTGCTGCGGGGCGTGTCGCTGGACGTCCGGCCGGGTGAGACGGTCGGGCTGGTCGGCGGGTCAGGGTCGGGCAAGACGACGATCGGGCGGGCGATCCTGGGGCTCGTCCCGGCGGAGTCGGGTGCGATCACGTTCGCGGGCGAGCGCATCGAGCGGGCGTCGGCGCGGCGCCGGCGTGCGCTGAGCCGCGACATCCAGGTCGTCTTCCAGGACCCGTACACCTCGCTGAACCCGTCGCTGACCATCGGCGACACGCTGTCGGAGCCACTGCTCGCCCAGGGCCGCACCCGGGCGGAGGCACGGCGACGGGTCGGCGAGCTGCTGGACCGCGTCCGGCTCCCGGCGGACGCCGCAGGACGGCTGCCGCGCGAGTTCTCCGGCGGGCAGCGGCAGCGCGTGGCGATCGCCCGCGCGCTCGCGATCGGCCCGAAGCTGATCGTGTGCGACGAGCCGGTGTCGGCGCTCGACCTCACCACGCAGAAGACCGTCCTCGACCTGTTCCTGGAGTTGCAGGAGCAGACGGGCGTCGCGTACCTGTTCATCTCGCACGACCTGGCGGTGATCCGGGTCGTGAGCCACCGGGTCGCCGTCGTCCACCAGGGCGAGATCGTGGAGACGGGCGCCGCAGCCGAGGTGACGTCCCGGCCGCGGCACTCCTACACGCAAAAGTTGATGCGCGCCGCTTCCTACGGCGCGAACACGTCTTCCTACGGCGCGAACACGTCTTCCTATGGCGCGAACACGTCGGCGGAGCGGTAG
- a CDS encoding branched-chain amino acid ABC transporter permease yields the protein MSAVSVQKGAAGSFGWVRSAETARVLGTLVLTLGVIAWAGGDLFRQDLALLGATYALLALGMYLPFNLAGALSLAYSAYVAIGGYAVGLVATKTGWPLPVAYLLGAIASAVLAVALGFATRRLSGFYLAAVTLLFGMAFQSFLLDAKDLTGGALGIGSIRPLTFFGTELDRRTFIALTLLVVWITAVAVDRIRRSPFGVALQSSRDVPAAVEAAGIGVPALRLTVLGAGAAIASVGGGLFTTANQTIGPDTFTLHLVMLAIFMPLLGGQGSAWGAVLGAVLVVELTFNLQIFERSGSLIFGVAVLAVLLIAPRGILGYAGQGARLLRGLLTRTGGTR from the coding sequence ATGAGTGCGGTATCGGTGCAGAAGGGGGCCGCCGGGTCGTTCGGGTGGGTCCGGTCGGCGGAGACGGCGCGCGTCCTCGGCACGCTGGTGCTGACGCTCGGCGTCATCGCCTGGGCGGGCGGCGACCTGTTCCGGCAGGACCTCGCGCTGCTCGGCGCGACGTACGCGCTGCTCGCGCTCGGCATGTACCTGCCGTTCAATCTGGCGGGCGCGCTGTCACTGGCCTACAGCGCCTACGTCGCGATCGGCGGGTACGCGGTCGGGCTCGTCGCCACGAAGACCGGCTGGCCGCTGCCCGTCGCGTACCTGCTCGGCGCCATCGCGTCCGCCGTGCTCGCGGTCGCGCTCGGGTTCGCGACGCGGCGGCTCTCCGGCTTCTACCTCGCGGCCGTGACGCTGCTGTTCGGCATGGCGTTCCAGAGTTTCCTGCTGGACGCCAAGGATCTCACCGGCGGCGCGCTCGGCATCGGCTCCATCCGCCCCCTCACCTTCTTCGGGACGGAACTGGACCGGCGGACGTTCATCGCCCTCACCCTGCTCGTCGTGTGGATCACGGCGGTCGCCGTCGACCGGATCCGCCGGTCCCCGTTCGGCGTCGCGCTGCAGAGCTCGCGGGACGTCCCGGCGGCGGTCGAGGCGGCCGGCATCGGCGTCCCGGCGCTGCGGCTGACCGTGCTCGGCGCGGGCGCGGCGATCGCGTCCGTCGGCGGCGGGCTGTTCACCACCGCCAACCAGACGATCGGGCCGGACACCTTCACCCTGCACCTGGTCATGCTGGCGATCTTCATGCCGCTGCTCGGCGGGCAGGGGTCGGCGTGGGGCGCGGTGCTGGGCGCGGTCCTGGTCGTGGAGCTGACGTTCAACCTGCAGATCTTCGAGCGCTCCGGGTCCCTGATCTTCGGGGTCGCGGTGCTCGCCGTCCTGCTGATCGCGCCGCGCGGCATCCTGGGCTATGCCGGGCAGGGCGCCCGGCTGCTGCGCGGCCTGCTCACGCGTACGGGAGGGACACGATGA